The genomic stretch GAGCTAAATGTAACAAGCAAAGAATCAGTTGACGCGATGGTTGAAACCGTTTTAAATGAATATGGACGTATCGATATCCTTGTTAATAATGCAGGAATTTCACAAAAAGTGACAGTTGAAGATATGACAGTTGAAGATATGGCTAAAGTCTTTAATGTAAATATGTTTGGGTTATTCTTATGTACTCAAGCCGTATTAGAACCAATGAAAAAACAAAAATTCGGTAGGGTTGTAAGCCTTTCCTCTGTATCTGCAAAAAGAGGAGGCGGAGTCTTTGGTGGAGCACACTATTCGGCATCTAAGGCTGCTGTTTTAGGATTCTCTAAGAATCTCGCTCGTGAAGTTGCAAGAGAAGGGATTACAGTGAATTGCGTGGCTCCAGGCCTTGTAAATACTGAGATTTGGAAGTCGCTTCCTAAAGAAGATGCTGATAATGTTATTGCTGGAATACCAATGGGTAGACC from Priestia filamentosa encodes the following:
- a CDS encoding SDR family NAD(P)-dependent oxidoreductase, with product MFELKDRVAIVTGSGSKKGIGRTIALTLAKQGAAVVVADLNADGIQDTVQTIQSEGGKALGVELNVTSKESVDAMVETVLNEYGRIDILVNNAGISQKVTVEDMTVEDMAKVFNVNMFGLFLCTQAVLEPMKKQKFGRVVSLSSVSAKRGGGVFGGAHYSASKAAVLGFSKNLAREVAREGITVNCVAPGLVNTEIWKSLPKEDADNVIAGIPMGRPGETEEIASTIAFLASEEASYITGEEIDINGGSHMD